From Desulfotignum phosphitoxidans DSM 13687, one genomic window encodes:
- a CDS encoding efflux RND transporter periplasmic adaptor subunit, with the protein MVSIVIRFVRVVIVLAAASALGFWLYSLRETPDRQPVEPLPPGVRVIEMHPETRQMVVAAFGTVAPRNSVKVAAEVAGRIERMDPAFREGKKIEKDQVIIEIDRRAAILDRAAAKARVVQAEAEIDYLARDIENLSSDLSLAESNMDLAAKEVERLKALNQREFASKTSLDKAQQQYLAAKIQVQTTRNRMALAGPLMAQKQAALALARNDVEKVDLVLEKSRILAPFAGFVQSRLVEQGDYVNPGQILGRVYRAGALDVDVRIPLAELRWIQPLFDRGQLPEAQVRMANAASEETRSWPARVARIKAEIDDQTRTLPITLEILPDPGPDNGNPLDTLKPGAFVQCRIQGKRFDDIHVLPRHLVHTGNRVYVVKDGRLEIRQVSVLRKFNDQVFVESGLAPGDHVVSSPLPGAYNGMAVTVKPADHQEDTP; encoded by the coding sequence ATGGTATCTATTGTCATCCGGTTCGTCCGGGTTGTTATCGTTCTGGCAGCAGCATCCGCGCTGGGCTTCTGGCTGTACAGCCTCAGGGAAACGCCTGACAGACAGCCCGTCGAACCGCTCCCTCCCGGGGTTCGCGTGATCGAAATGCACCCGGAAACCCGGCAGATGGTGGTGGCGGCGTTCGGCACCGTGGCCCCCCGGAACAGCGTCAAAGTGGCGGCTGAAGTGGCCGGCCGGATTGAAAGGATGGACCCGGCATTCCGGGAAGGCAAAAAGATTGAAAAAGACCAGGTCATCATTGAAATCGACCGGCGCGCAGCCATCCTGGACCGGGCTGCGGCAAAAGCCCGGGTGGTCCAGGCAGAGGCGGAGATCGACTATCTGGCCCGGGACATTGAAAATCTGTCTTCAGATCTTAGCCTGGCCGAGTCCAATATGGACCTGGCGGCCAAAGAGGTGGAGCGGCTCAAGGCGTTGAATCAGCGGGAATTTGCCTCAAAAACCAGTCTGGACAAGGCGCAGCAGCAGTACCTGGCGGCCAAAATCCAGGTCCAGACCACCCGCAACCGCATGGCCCTGGCCGGCCCCCTCATGGCCCAGAAACAGGCGGCCCTGGCCCTGGCCCGAAACGATGTGGAAAAGGTGGACCTGGTCCTTGAAAAATCCAGGATTCTGGCCCCTTTTGCCGGGTTTGTGCAGTCGCGTCTGGTGGAGCAGGGGGATTATGTGAATCCCGGCCAGATCCTGGGCCGTGTATACAGGGCCGGGGCCCTGGATGTGGATGTCCGGATCCCTCTGGCGGAACTCCGATGGATCCAGCCGCTGTTTGACAGGGGCCAGCTGCCGGAAGCGCAGGTCCGTATGGCCAATGCCGCATCAGAGGAAACCCGGAGCTGGCCGGCCCGGGTGGCCCGGATCAAGGCGGAAATCGACGATCAAACCCGGACCCTTCCCATAACCCTGGAGATTCTGCCCGATCCAGGGCCGGACAACGGCAACCCATTGGATACCCTGAAACCCGGTGCTTTTGTGCAGTGCCGGATACAAGGGAAACGTTTTGATGACATTCATGTTCTGCCCAGGCACCTGGTGCACACGGGCAACCGGGTGTATGTGGTCAAAGACGGGCGGCTGGAGATCCGCCAGGTCTCTGTGCTGCGCAAATTCAATGACCAGGTGTTTGTCGAATCCGGACTCGCGCCCGGGGATCATGTGGTTTCGTCGCCGCTGCCCGGGGCCTATAACGGCATGGCGGTCACGGTCAAACCGGCGGATCATCAGGAAGACACCCCATGA
- a CDS encoding efflux RND transporter permease subunit, producing MKALGRWSVEHRVSVNLIMVFLIVAGLYTAMTMKREMFPQFSMDMIHISVPYPGASPEEVEEGICIRIEEQLKSLEDVKTMYSSAIEGNGSVIIELVGGTDINEKLDEVRTEIDLIDTFPEEAEDPVITEIKNNQPAIYVAVYGDVDERVLRNTAEQIRDDLVETDVISLASLVGVREFEISVEISEESLRAYHLSFDQVAAAVRTGSLELPGGKIKTPGGEFLVRAKGKKYVGEEYAQIPVLTRPDGTTIRLGDVAQVKDGFEDTDVKPRFNGQPAALVLVERTDSQDTIAISQQVLSYLEERRGSLPEGVKLGHWYNMADMVQDRIDLLLKNGIQGIVLVFVVLALFLDLGLAFWVASGIPITFMGAFLVLEYLGASVNMLSLFGFIMTLGILVDDAIIVGENVYTHYSEGKPPKEAVLAAMDQVGGPVVMAVTTTIVAFAPLLFIEGIMGKFISVMPKVVICILALSLVEAFLILPAHLAGTLTPRRPFRPRWYGLLFFWFEWVRKDLSDGHAWLRLRVEKALNRVIQRLYLPVLRYCVENRYFTVALGVGCLIVSLGLIAGGHVPYTFFPKNDSNWMICETIYPLGTPFETTEKTIQQIEKGAFALNDRFRDRVQGGQDLVVNTFSMVGVIPRRDWKPGVYGGHCGEVWIEVQPSAMRPEIPAPEITAMWRELTGDILGTEQLTYTIIGGGPGGSPIEIRMKGDDLEMLAAAVKDLKAEIATYPGTFDITDDFRPGKMEKQMVIKPGAEALGVTMADIATQIRQAYYGDEVLQIQRGKNDIKVMVRYSEPERSTEASIDALRIRTRDNREIPLNQVAGITTERGYSTIQRVDRRRVITVTSDLDEEKANARKIVQDLKGGYLAELARKYPGVSYDLEGQAQRSQESMESLITGFAVAAMVIFLLLASQFRSYIQPVIIMCAIPFGLVGAISGHFIMGLDITMISIFGIVALSGIVVNDSLILIDFINARVRSGEAVFDAVIQAGRNRFRPVLLTSVTTVAGLAPLMTETSFQARFLIPMAVSINFGLAAATVLTLVFVPALYVVVKDITMLGTGQ from the coding sequence ATGAAAGCCCTGGGCAGATGGTCCGTGGAGCACCGGGTCAGTGTCAACCTGATCATGGTGTTTCTGATCGTTGCAGGACTTTATACGGCCATGACCATGAAACGCGAGATGTTTCCGCAGTTTTCAATGGACATGATCCATATTTCCGTCCCCTATCCCGGGGCTTCCCCGGAAGAGGTGGAAGAGGGCATCTGCATCCGGATCGAAGAGCAGCTCAAGAGCTTGGAAGATGTCAAAACCATGTATTCCAGTGCCATTGAAGGCAATGGGTCCGTGATCATCGAACTTGTGGGCGGCACGGACATCAATGAAAAGCTGGACGAGGTCAGAACGGAAATCGATCTGATCGACACGTTTCCGGAAGAGGCGGAAGACCCGGTGATCACGGAGATCAAGAACAATCAACCGGCCATCTATGTGGCGGTTTACGGGGATGTGGACGAGCGGGTGCTGCGGAATACGGCGGAACAGATCCGGGATGATCTGGTGGAGACCGACGTCATCTCCCTGGCCTCCCTGGTGGGGGTCCGAGAGTTTGAAATTTCTGTGGAAATATCAGAGGAAAGCCTGCGGGCCTACCACCTGTCCTTTGACCAGGTGGCGGCCGCGGTTCGGACCGGAAGCCTTGAGCTGCCCGGCGGAAAAATTAAGACCCCGGGCGGGGAATTCCTGGTCCGGGCCAAGGGGAAAAAATATGTCGGGGAAGAGTACGCGCAGATTCCTGTTTTAACCCGGCCGGACGGCACCACCATCCGGCTGGGGGATGTGGCCCAGGTGAAAGACGGGTTTGAAGACACGGATGTCAAGCCCCGGTTCAACGGGCAGCCCGCCGCACTGGTGCTGGTCGAAAGGACGGACAGCCAGGACACCATCGCCATCTCACAACAGGTGCTCTCCTATCTTGAGGAACGCCGCGGTTCTCTGCCCGAAGGCGTGAAACTGGGCCACTGGTACAACATGGCCGACATGGTCCAGGACCGGATCGATCTGCTGCTGAAAAACGGCATCCAGGGTATTGTTCTGGTGTTTGTCGTGCTGGCGCTGTTTCTGGACCTGGGGCTGGCGTTCTGGGTGGCATCGGGCATCCCCATCACCTTTATGGGGGCGTTTCTGGTGCTCGAGTACCTGGGGGCCTCCGTGAACATGCTCTCTTTGTTCGGGTTTATCATGACCTTAGGCATCCTGGTGGACGATGCCATCATTGTGGGGGAGAACGTCTATACCCATTATTCCGAAGGCAAACCTCCCAAAGAGGCGGTCCTGGCCGCCATGGATCAGGTCGGGGGACCCGTGGTCATGGCGGTCACCACCACCATCGTGGCGTTTGCCCCGCTTTTGTTCATCGAGGGGATCATGGGCAAATTCATTTCCGTGATGCCAAAGGTTGTGATCTGTATTCTGGCTCTTTCCCTGGTTGAGGCGTTCCTGATTCTGCCGGCCCACCTGGCCGGGACCCTGACACCCCGGCGCCCGTTCCGGCCCCGGTGGTACGGGCTGCTGTTTTTCTGGTTTGAGTGGGTCAGAAAAGACCTGTCAGACGGGCATGCCTGGCTTCGGCTGCGGGTGGAAAAAGCGCTGAACCGGGTGATTCAGCGCCTTTATCTGCCGGTATTGCGGTACTGCGTTGAAAACCGGTATTTCACGGTGGCCCTGGGTGTGGGATGCCTCATTGTCAGTTTGGGGCTGATCGCCGGGGGCCATGTGCCGTATACCTTTTTTCCCAAGAACGATTCCAACTGGATGATTTGTGAAACCATTTATCCGCTGGGCACCCCTTTTGAAACCACGGAAAAGACGATCCAGCAGATTGAAAAAGGGGCCTTTGCCCTGAATGATCGTTTCAGGGACCGGGTCCAGGGCGGCCAGGACCTGGTTGTCAACACCTTTTCCATGGTGGGTGTGATTCCCCGGCGGGACTGGAAACCCGGTGTGTACGGCGGACATTGCGGTGAGGTCTGGATCGAGGTGCAGCCATCAGCCATGCGGCCGGAGATACCTGCACCTGAAATCACGGCCATGTGGCGGGAGTTGACCGGCGATATCCTGGGAACCGAACAGCTCACCTATACCATTATCGGCGGCGGCCCGGGCGGCAGTCCCATCGAGATCCGGATGAAGGGAGACGACCTCGAAATGCTTGCGGCAGCGGTCAAGGATCTCAAGGCGGAAATCGCCACCTATCCGGGGACCTTTGACATCACCGATGATTTCAGGCCCGGGAAGATGGAAAAGCAGATGGTCATCAAACCCGGCGCAGAAGCCTTAGGCGTGACCATGGCGGATATCGCCACCCAGATCCGGCAGGCCTATTACGGGGATGAAGTCCTCCAGATACAGCGGGGAAAAAATGACATCAAGGTCATGGTGCGGTATTCAGAGCCGGAACGCAGCACCGAGGCCAGTATCGACGCGTTGAGAATCCGGACCCGGGACAACCGGGAAATTCCGCTGAACCAGGTGGCCGGCATCACCACGGAGCGCGGCTACTCGACCATCCAGCGGGTGGACCGCCGCCGGGTCATCACCGTGACGTCCGACCTCGATGAAGAAAAGGCCAATGCCCGGAAAATCGTCCAGGACCTGAAAGGCGGTTATCTGGCTGAACTCGCCCGAAAATATCCCGGCGTTTCCTATGACCTGGAAGGCCAGGCCCAGCGGAGTCAGGAATCCATGGAAAGCCTGATAACAGGGTTTGCCGTGGCAGCCATGGTGATTTTTCTGCTGCTGGCCAGCCAGTTCAGATCCTATATCCAGCCCGTGATCATCATGTGTGCCATTCCCTTTGGCCTGGTCGGGGCCATTTCGGGGCACTTCATCATGGGCCTGGACATCACCATGATCTCCATTTTCGGGATTGTGGCCCTGTCCGGCATTGTGGTCAATGATTCATTGATCCTGATCGATTTCATCAATGCCAGAGTCCGGAGCGGCGAAGCCGTGTTCGATGCCGTGATCCAAGCCGGGCGCAACCGGTTCCGGCCGGTCCTGCTGACCTCGGTGACCACGGTGGCCGGCCTGGCCCCGCTCATGACGGAAACCAGTTTCCAGGCCCGGTTTCTCATCCCCATGGCCGTCAGCATCAATTTCGGCCTGGCCGCCGCCACGGTCCTCACCCTGGTGTTTGTCCCGGCCCTGTATGTGGTGGTCAAAGACATCACCATGCTGGGAACCGGTCAGTGA
- a CDS encoding addiction module protein, translating into MTAIIERVLNDALALPPIERAELIRRLFQSFDVSEDNHIDTAWTEEVESRIEAYEKGLLTASPAEEVLARINRR; encoded by the coding sequence ATGACAGCTATAATCGAGAGAGTGCTCAATGATGCGCTGGCCCTGCCGCCCATTGAGAGGGCTGAGTTGATTCGACGTCTTTTCCAGAGTTTCGATGTCTCAGAGGACAATCATATAGATACTGCCTGGACAGAAGAGGTTGAATCCAGGATCGAAGCATACGAAAAAGGGTTGCTCACAGCCTCCCCGGCAGAGGAGGTTCTGGCCAGGATCAACCGGCGATGA
- a CDS encoding GSU2403 family nucleotidyltransferase fold protein, whose protein sequence is MTWPFALYKFWVSRRDDREPAKKNRDAAQSLAVAELVMDRLPQLKFSKDQLKMFPPGLVRGFNESLKRNDDISMQF, encoded by the coding sequence ATGACCTGGCCCTTTGCTTTATATAAATTCTGGGTCAGCCGGAGAGATGACAGGGAACCGGCAAAAAAAAACAGAGATGCTGCCCAGTCTCTGGCCGTCGCCGAATTGGTAATGGATCGGCTCCCACAATTGAAATTCAGCAAGGATCAGCTGAAGATGTTTCCGCCAGGCCTGGTCAGGGGTTTTAACGAGTCGCTTAAAAGGAATGATGACATTTCCATGCAGTTTTGA
- a CDS encoding YgaP family membrane protein, which translates to MTVKKLMRIIPGLMVTISALLGLLHSPWWFALTLFVGLNLTQSGFTDFCPLEKILRKLGFSEQ; encoded by the coding sequence ATGACTGTTAAAAAATTAATGAGAATCATACCGGGGCTTATGGTTACCATCAGTGCATTACTTGGGCTGCTTCACTCACCTTGGTGGTTTGCTCTGACGCTTTTTGTCGGGTTGAATCTGACTCAGTCCGGATTTACGGACTTCTGTCCATTGGAAAAGATACTCAGAAAACTCGGATTTTCGGAACAGTAA